A region of Notolabrus celidotus isolate fNotCel1 chromosome 4, fNotCel1.pri, whole genome shotgun sequence DNA encodes the following proteins:
- the LOC117811987 gene encoding calponin homology domain-containing protein DDB_G0272472-like, translating into MDNKRNSESLSRAETMDKETEAEVMLNKIRELKDLVEIKDKQLRDERLKADIKLQKKMVVSHNLQTSLDEAQQERDEMAERLRRKEQEDMRRENDTDVQLEDLKNQLQAERLRSDTLQKEQEEFRKEVKEKNSRDLKQVRNMKMEKDSLDSIIASQDIKLKNKMVSSRYLQTSLDEAKQERDEMAERLRRKEQEMVDLRVGSNTDVQLEDLKNQLQAERLRADTLQKEKENFMQERLPGGQERASRDLKQVQNLEVKGLSPEAKALQMKDLKIKELEELIAREQHQQKNTVMTRYLQTSLEEAKQERDEMAQRLRRKEQEMVDLRVGSNTNELEELKNQLQAERLKSDTLQKEQEDFRKEVKEKASRDLKQVQNMKMEKDSLDSIIASQDIKLKNKMVSSRYLQTSLDEAKQERDEMAERLRRKEQEMVDLRVGSNTDVQLEDLKNQLQAERLRADTLQKEKENFMQERPPGGQERASRDLKQVQNLEVKGLSPEAKALQMKDLKIKELEELIAREQHQKKNNVMTRYLQTSLEEAKQERDEMAQRLRRKEQEMVDLRVGSNTNELEELKNQLQAERLKSDTLQKEQEDFRKEVKEKASRDLKQVQNMKMEKDSLDSIIASQDIKLKNTMVLSRNLQTSLDEAKQERDEMAQRLRRQDQEMVDLRVGSNTDVQLEDLKNQLQAERLRADTLQKEKEDFKQERPPVGQEKASRDLKQVQKLEVKGLSPEAKALQMKDIKIKELEELVAKEQHQQNNNVMTRYLQTSLEEAKQERDEMARVMRKDQEHFRRKTNTDVQRENLDLDGKLASSRALQENKIKELQHLVESLKNQLQAERLRADTLQREQEDFRREVQQKASRDLKQVQNLEEEKRSLKQEVKALRMKNESRIQELEELIPSQVTQLQDQVKVSQALREEVKDLQEEVSSRASQGTNRIKELQDLIESSNDQLQAERLEVKSRLVEMENVSLWRRFKKAITPDSRRQYKHLRMQWQTRRPSIP; encoded by the coding sequence ATGGACAACAAGAGGAACTCAGAGTccctgagcagggctgaaaccATGGACAAGGAGACGGAGGCTGAGGTGATGCTCAACAAGATTAGAGAGCTCAAAGATCTTGTTGAGATTAAGGACAAGCAGCTGAGGGATGAAAGGCTGAAGGCTGACATCAAGCTGCAAAAGAAGATGGTGGTGTCTCACAACCTCCAGACAAGCCTGGACGAGGCCCAACAGGAGAGGGATGAGATGGCAGAGAGGTTGAGGAGAAAGGAGCAGGAAGACATGAGGAGGGAGAACGACACCGACGTGCAGCTGGAGGATTTAAAgaaccagctgcaggctgaaagacTGAGGTCTGACACCCTGCAGAAGGAACAGGAGGAATTTAGGAAggaggtaaaagaaaaaaacagcagagacctgaagcaGGTTCGGAATATGAAGATGGAGAAAGATTCCCTGGATTCCATTATTGCATCTCAGGAcatcaaactgaaaaataagATGGTGTCGTCTCGCTACCTGCAGACAAGCCTGGACGAGGCCAAACAGGAGCGTGATGAGATGGCAGAGAGGTTGAGGAGAAAGGAGCAGGAGATGGTAGACTTGAGAGTAGGGTCCAACACCGACGTGCAGCTGGAGGACCTGAAgaaccagctgcaggctgaaaggctGAGGGCTGACACCCTCCAGAAGGAAAAGGAGAACTTTATGCAAGAACGCCTCCCTGGAGGACAAGAGAGagccagcagagacctgaagcaGGTTCAGAATCTGGAGGTGAAGGGACTTTCTCCAGAGGCGAAGGCCCTGCAGATGAAAGATCTCAAGATtaaagagctggaggagctAATTGCTCGGGAACAGCATCAGCAAAAGAATACTGTGATGACTCGCTACCTCCAGACAAGCCTGGAGGAGGCCAAACAGGAGAGGGATGAGATGGCCCAGAGGTTGAGGAGAAAGGAGCAGGAGATGGTAGACTTGAGAGTAGGGTCCAACACCAACGAGCTGGAGGAATTAAAgaaccagctgcaggctgaaagacTGAAGTCTGACACCCTCCAGAAAGAACAGGAGGATTTTAGAAAGGAGGTAAAAGAaaaagccagcagagacctgaagcaGGTTCAGAATATGAAGATGGAGAAAGATTCCCTGGATTCCATTATTGCATCTCAGGAcatcaaactgaaaaataagATGGTGTCGTCTCGCTACCTGCAGACAAGCCTGGACGAGGCCAAACAGGAGCGGGATGAGATGGCAGAGAGGTTGAGGAGAAAGGAGCAGGAGATGGTAGACTTGAGAGTAGGGTCCAACACCGACGTGCAGCTGGAGGACCTAAAgaaccagctgcaggctgaaaggctGAGGGCTGACACCCTCCAGAAGGAAAAGGAGAACTTTATGCAAGAACGCCCCCCTGGAGGACAAGAGAGagccagcagagacctgaagcaGGTTCAGAATCTGGAGGTGAAGGGACTTTCTCCAGAGGCGAAGGCCCTGCAGATGAAAGATCTCAAGATtaaagagctggaggagctAATTGCTCGGGAACAGCATCAGAAAAAGAATAATGTGATGACTCGCTACCTCCAGACAAGCCTGGAGGAGGCCAAACAGGAGAGGGATGAGATGGCCCAGAGGTTGAGGAGAAAGGAGCAGGAGATGGTAGACTTGAGAGTAGGGTCCAACACCAACGAGCTGGAGGAATTAAAgaaccagctgcaggctgaaagacTGAAGTCTGACACCCTCCAGAAAGAACAGGAGGATTTTAGAAAGGAGGTAAAAGAaaaagccagcagagacctgaagcaGGTTCAGAATATGAAGATGGAGAAAGATTCCCTGGATTCCATTATTGCATCTCAGGACATCAAGCTGAAAAATACGATGGTGTTGTCTCGCAACCTGCAGACAAGCCTGGACGAGGCCAAACAGGAGCGGGATGAGATGGCCCAGAGGTTGAGGAGACAGGATCAGGAGATGGTAGACTTGAGAGTAGGGTCCAACACCGACGTGCAGCTGGAGGACCTAAAgaaccagctgcaggctgaaagacTGAGGGCTGACACCCTCCAGAAGGAAAAGGAGGACTTTAAGCAAGAACGCCCCCCTGTAGGACAAGAaaaagccagcagagacctgaagcaGGTTCAGAAACTGGAGGTGAAGGGACTTTCTCCAGAGGCGAAGGCCCTGCAGAtgaaagatattaagattaaagagctggaggagcttGTTGCTAAGGAACAGCATCAGCAAAATAATAATGTGATGACTCGCTACCTCCAGACAAGCCTGGAGGAGGCCAAACAGGAGAGGGATGAGATGGCCAGGGTGATGAGGAAGGATCAGGAGCACTTCAGGAGGAAGACCAACACCGACGTGCAGAGAGAGAACCTGGATCTGGACGGCAAGCTAGCCTCAAGCAGAGCATTACAGGAGAACAAGATTAAAGAGCTCCAACATCTTGTCGAGTCCTTAAAgaaccagctgcaggctgaaaggctGAGGGCTGACACCCTCCAGAGAGAACAGGAGGACTTTAGGCGGGAGGTTCAACAGAAagccagcagagacctgaagcaggttcagaatctggaggaggagaaacgttCCCTGAAGCAGGAGGTGAAGGCCCTGCGAATGAAAAATGAGAGCAGGATTCAAGAGCTTGAGGAGCTTATTCCATCTCAGGTCACCCAGCTACAAGATCAGGTGAAGGTCAGTCAGGCTCTTCGGGAGGAGGTGAAGGACCTGCAAGAAGAGGTCTCAAGCAGAGCATCGCAGGGTACCAACAGGATTAAAGAGCTTCAAGATCTTATTGAGTCCTCAAACgaccagctgcaggctgaaaggctGGAAGTGAAGTCTAGACTCGTTGAGATGGAGAACgtgtctttgtggaggaggtttAAAAAGGCCATCACTCCTGACAGTCGCCGCCAATACAAACATCTGAGAATGCAGTGGCAGACCCGCAGACCATCTATTCCCTGA
- the LOC117811725 gene encoding fibulin-7 — MFWTLGDESAHLSQTCMDKHQVVGVLRQMEKFLKGQEMRFTEGLRIMKSKLATLQNSVSKLPQADQSAAPTACPPLEAPAHGTKFGSKYFVGHEVHFTCSQGFHLVGSATRVCRENGTWTGVSAVCKDISECASNPCQNGGTCVEGVNQYKCTCPQNWSGSLCQHQTQTAPPEWSVMNDPAFSRRPRCAQVNRAQHCSCDAGFHMSGTSDNSLCQDVNECEVYRLDQGGKLCVHECVNVPGSYHCSCPSGFKLLPDGRSCEDVDECLSQQHNCSRGTTCINTGGGFQCVHPECPRSHGNISYVKTSPFQCERNPCPMESRSCHLAPKTVSFHYLSLTSNLQTPATLFRMATAAAPGRTGPDSLRFGIVGGNSRGMFVMQRSDRQTGELILVQQLRGPQEIHVDVDMSEYSDRTFQAKHVAKVHILVSPYNF; from the exons ATGTTTTGGACTCTTGGTGACGAGTCTGCTCATCTCTCACAGACGTGCATGGACAAACATCAGGTGGTCGGGGTTCTCCGACAGATGGAGAAGTTTCTGAAAGGCCAGGAGATGAGGTTCACTGAGGGGCTGAGGATCATGAAGTCCAAGCTGGCAACGCTTCAGAACTCTGTGTCCAAGTTACCTCAGGCAGACCAATCAGCAG cTCCCACCGCCTGCCCTCCTCTGGAAGCCCCCGCTCATGGAACCAAGTTTGGCTCAAAGTACTTTGTTGGACACGAGGTCCACTTCACTTGCTCCCAAGGTTTCCATCTGGTGGGATCTGCCACACGTGTTTGTCGGGAGAACGGCACCTGGACGGGCGTCAGTGCCGTATGTAAAG ATATCAGTGAGTGTGCCAGTAATCCCTGTCAGAATGGAGGAACCTGTGTGGAAGGTGTCAACCAGTACAAATGTACCTGTCCCCAGAACTGGAGCGGCTCTCTCTGCCAGCACCAAACCCAGACAG CACCGCCTGAGTGGAGTGTCATGAATGATCCAGCATTCAGCCGGAGACCCCGCTGCGCCCAGGTGAACCGGGCCCAACACTGCAGCTGTGATGCCGGCTTCCACATGAGTGGAACCTCTGACAACAGTCTCTGTCAGG ATGTAAACGAGTGTGAAGTTTACCGCCTGGACCAAGGAGGAAAGCTGTGTGTCCACGAGTGTGTCAACGTCCCCGGCTCGTACCACTGCTCCTGTCCCAGCGGCTTCAAGCTGCTCCCAGACGGGCGGAGCTGTGAAG ATGTGGACGAGTGCTTGAGCCAGCAGCACAACTGCAGCCGAGGAACAACTTGTATCAACACGGGCGGAGGCTTCCAGTGTGTCCACCCGGAGTGTCCCCGCTCTCACGGCAACATCAGCTACGTCAAGACCTCTCCTTT TCAGTGTGAGAGGAACCCCTGCCCCATGGAGAGCCGGTCCTGCCACCTCGCCCCCAAGACCGTGTCCTTCCACTACCTGTCCCTGACCTCCAACCTGCAGACTCCGGCTACGCTCTTCCGTATGGCGACCGCTGCCGCCCCGGGGCGCACCGGACCGGACAGCCTCCGCTTCGGCATAGTGGGGGGGAACTCTCGAGGCATGTTTGTGATGCAGCGCTCGGACAGACAGACCGGGGAGCTGATCCTGGTGCAGCAGCTACGTGGGCCGCAGGAAATCCACGTGGATGTGGACATGTCTGAGTACAGCGACAGAACCTTCCAGGCCAAACACGTGGCCAAGGTCCACATACTGGTCTCACCTTATAACTTCTAA